A section of the Hugenholtzia roseola DSM 9546 genome encodes:
- the nhaA gene encoding Na+/H+ antiporter NhaA produces MNASFPAVGRVTNPIKQFINSSSASGIVLFISALLSLLIANSFLSETFALLWQTKFTIGIGAFKLSKPLLYWINDGLMSMFFFVVGLELKREILEGELSRPRNALLPIVAGIGGMLMPALIYWRFNANFESISGWGIPMATDIAFALGVLFLLGKRVPLSLKIFLTALAIIDDLGAVLVIAIFYTSKISLLHVGIGLLFLGLMFGANRLGIRHVLVYGVLGIGGLWLAFLLSGVHATIAAVLAAFTIPASVRISKVAYEQKMKFLLARFEACPPTSSSMITPQMQEVLDDIKITTDSAIPPLQKLEHAMHPLVAFVVMPIFALANAGVALSGDIGAAFKSPVALGVMFGLILGKVVGIVGFVFLFEKLKIVKLPKSLTYLHLIGVAFLAAIGFTMSLFITSLAFENETYILQAKIGILSASFIAGLIGYFILKFSLAKPSNLDDDTPSAKEEKMEDWALEGK; encoded by the coding sequence ATGAACGCTTCCTTCCCTGCTGTGGGTCGGGTTACGAATCCGATAAAACAGTTTATCAATAGCTCTTCGGCTAGTGGCATTGTGCTTTTTATCAGTGCCTTGCTGTCCTTGCTTATCGCAAATAGTTTTTTATCTGAAACATTTGCTTTACTTTGGCAGACCAAATTTACCATTGGCATTGGGGCTTTTAAATTGAGCAAGCCGCTTTTGTATTGGATAAATGATGGCTTGATGTCGATGTTCTTTTTTGTGGTAGGCTTAGAATTGAAGCGTGAAATCTTGGAAGGCGAGCTTTCGCGCCCACGCAACGCGCTGTTGCCTATCGTGGCGGGCATAGGTGGCATGCTGATGCCTGCCCTGATTTATTGGCGTTTTAATGCGAATTTTGAATCAATAAGTGGCTGGGGTATCCCAATGGCTACCGATATTGCCTTTGCTTTGGGCGTGCTTTTCCTTTTGGGCAAGCGCGTGCCACTTTCTCTCAAAATATTTCTCACTGCCTTAGCGATAATAGACGATTTGGGTGCAGTCTTGGTGATTGCTATTTTTTATACTTCAAAAATTTCACTCCTACATGTGGGCATTGGCTTGCTCTTTTTGGGTCTGATGTTTGGGGCAAATCGTCTGGGGATTCGCCATGTTTTGGTCTATGGCGTGCTGGGTATTGGCGGCTTGTGGTTGGCGTTTTTGCTTTCGGGCGTGCATGCGACCATTGCGGCGGTCTTGGCAGCCTTCACCATTCCCGCCTCGGTGCGCATTTCCAAAGTGGCGTATGAGCAAAAGATGAAATTTCTGTTGGCGCGTTTTGAAGCCTGCCCCCCTACTTCAAGCTCGATGATAACGCCACAGATGCAGGAGGTTTTAGACGACATCAAAATCACAACCGATTCCGCCATTCCGCCCCTACAAAAGCTCGAACACGCCATGCACCCCTTAGTGGCTTTTGTCGTGATGCCCATTTTTGCCCTCGCCAATGCTGGGGTTGCCCTTTCAGGCGATATTGGAGCTGCCTTTAAAAGCCCTGTGGCTTTGGGCGTAATGTTTGGACTCATTTTGGGAAAGGTGGTAGGAATTGTAGGCTTCGTCTTTCTTTTCGAAAAGCTAAAAATTGTCAAACTGCCCAAAAGCCTGACCTATTTGCACCTGATAGGCGTTGCTTTTTTAGCCGCCATCGGCTTTACCATGTCGCTTTTTATTACCTCATTGGCTTTTGAAAACGAAACTTATATCCTACAAGCCAAAATCGGAATCCTATCTGCTTCCTTTATTGCAGGTCTAATAGGATATTTCATACTCAAATTTTCACTTGCCAAGCCCTCAAATTTAGACGACGATACCCCCTCGGCAAAAGAGGAAAAAATGGAAGATTGGGCTTTAGAAGGGAAATAA
- a CDS encoding DNA adenine methylase, which translates to MIKSPLRYPGGKSKALEQILPLIPHFEEFREPFVGGASVFLALKQLYPDKRYWINDLYFELYKFWEYAQKDLQSVVNQVNIWKNEFENGKELHKFLGKNIDTFDDIKKASAFFVFNRITFSGTTEAGGFSEQAFQKRFTESSIQRLGLLKNVVKNTKITNLDYEKVVKTEGENVFIFLDPPYFSATKSALYGKNGKLHKGFDHERFAEVMKNCHHKWLITYDNCDYIKDLFSFANITEWNLMYGMRNVNSAKPNQAENSDQLGKEVFIANFELNNSKIVTKKCTAPNLIFK; encoded by the coding sequence ATGATAAAAAGCCCACTAAGATACCCTGGCGGAAAAAGTAAAGCATTAGAGCAAATTTTGCCCTTAATTCCTCATTTTGAAGAATTTAGAGAGCCTTTTGTGGGTGGTGCTTCAGTTTTTTTGGCATTAAAACAACTTTATCCTGATAAAAGATATTGGATAAATGATTTATATTTTGAATTATATAAATTTTGGGAGTACGCACAAAAAGACTTACAAAGTGTTGTAAATCAGGTAAATATTTGGAAAAATGAATTTGAAAATGGTAAAGAGTTACATAAATTTTTAGGTAAAAATATCGATACTTTTGATGATATAAAAAAAGCAAGTGCTTTTTTTGTGTTTAATAGAATTACCTTTTCAGGTACGACCGAAGCAGGAGGTTTTTCAGAGCAAGCCTTTCAAAAACGATTTACAGAAAGCAGTATTCAACGTTTAGGACTTTTAAAAAATGTAGTTAAAAATACAAAAATCACCAACTTAGACTACGAAAAAGTTGTAAAAACAGAAGGGGAAAACGTATTTATTTTTCTTGACCCACCTTATTTTTCTGCCACTAAATCAGCACTTTACGGCAAAAATGGAAAATTGCATAAAGGTTTTGACCACGAAAGATTTGCAGAAGTGATGAAAAATTGTCATCATAAATGGTTGATAACTTACGATAATTGCGACTATATCAAAGATTTATTTTCTTTTGCCAATATTACCGAATGGAACTTAATGTATGGTATGCGAAACGTAAATTCGGCAAAGCCAAACCAAGCAGAAAATTCAGACCAATTAGGAAAAGAGGTTTTTATAGCAAACTTTGAACTAAATAATTCGAAGATAGTAACGAAAAAATGCACCGCGCCTAACCTTATCTTTAAATGA
- a CDS encoding 2-oxoglutarate dehydrogenase E1 component has translation MDKFSYLSNAEVGYIDQLYRSYQQNPHSVEESWRNFFEGFEFSQADYDAENGTLVANGSPKTTFANGSAVGIDEDMLKKEISVKKLIDGYRLRGHLQAKTNPVRPRRDRKARLALADFGLSEADLDTSFRAGNEIGLGKATLRQIIDHLKKIYEGAIGFEFMGIRDPDIRYWFRKKVETEYPAFQLSTQEKERILRKLNESTIFENFLHTKFIGQKRFSLEGGESTIPALDEIITTAAEQGVEEVVIGMAHRGRLNVLANIMQKTYEHIFTEFEGYVSEESLGLGDGDVKYHMGFSSLVETPKGKKVHLKLAPNPSHLEAVNPVVQGFVRAKIDHNYSRNPKRALPILIHGDAALAGQGIVYEIAQMSELPAYQVGGTIHFVINNQVGFTTDFDEARSSNYCTDISQLTEAPEIHVNGDDPEAVVFAVRLATEFRQQFGKDVYIDLVCYRKHGHNESDEPKFTQPLLYNLISKHPNTRQIYINRLKNENAAMAELADKMEKEFKAMLQDRLDDVRQKALPYKYQDLEQDWKALRRATPADFETSPDTSISAEMIEKVGTALTTLPEGFKPLRQIEKLLSERKERFFETKKLAWPDAELLAYGSLLLEGSPVRMSGQDVRRGTFSHRHAVLVDAEKNQQYNSLNALSTGNLPTFEIYNSLLSEYGVLGFEFGYSMANPNALVIWEAQFGDFANGAQVMIDQFISSTESKWNRMNGVTLLLPHGYEGQGPEHSSARLERFLQLSAEYNMVVANLTSAANLFHLLRRQVKWEFRKPCVVMSPKSFLRREEFYSDMTEFTQGKFEEIYGDTYAEAKKVKRVLVCSGKVYYDLDKKRQEDGRKDVAILRLEQLHPFPKKRFYEELAKYKKNVEVVWVQEEPENMGGWEFFLRMLYKEWEGSKLKVISRKASASPATGYYKVHNKEQETIVNTAFAETI, from the coding sequence ATGGACAAATTCTCTTATCTCTCTAATGCGGAAGTAGGCTACATAGACCAACTATACCGCAGCTACCAACAAAATCCGCACTCCGTAGAAGAGAGCTGGCGCAATTTTTTCGAAGGCTTTGAGTTTTCACAAGCCGACTATGACGCGGAAAATGGCACACTTGTAGCCAACGGTAGCCCTAAAACAACCTTTGCCAATGGCAGCGCAGTGGGCATAGATGAAGATATGCTCAAAAAAGAGATTTCGGTCAAAAAGCTCATCGACGGCTACCGCTTGCGCGGACACTTGCAAGCCAAAACAAACCCTGTGCGCCCCCGTCGCGACCGAAAGGCGCGTTTGGCGTTGGCAGACTTTGGCTTATCAGAAGCCGACTTAGACACGTCTTTTCGTGCAGGGAATGAAATTGGATTGGGCAAAGCCACACTACGCCAAATCATCGACCACCTCAAAAAGATATACGAGGGCGCAATCGGCTTCGAATTTATGGGGATTCGCGACCCTGATATTCGCTATTGGTTTAGAAAAAAAGTAGAAACAGAATATCCTGCTTTCCAACTTTCTACCCAAGAGAAAGAACGCATCTTGCGCAAACTCAATGAATCTACGATTTTTGAGAACTTCTTACATACCAAGTTTATCGGTCAGAAACGCTTTTCTTTGGAAGGAGGCGAATCTACCATTCCTGCCTTAGACGAAATTATTACCACTGCCGCCGAACAAGGGGTAGAGGAGGTAGTCATTGGCATGGCGCACCGCGGACGTTTGAACGTCTTAGCAAACATCATGCAAAAAACTTACGAGCATATTTTTACCGAGTTTGAAGGGTATGTTTCCGAAGAGAGTTTGGGCTTAGGTGATGGTGATGTGAAGTACCACATGGGCTTTTCTTCTTTGGTAGAAACGCCAAAAGGGAAAAAAGTACATCTCAAACTTGCGCCAAATCCTTCACACTTAGAGGCTGTAAATCCTGTGGTGCAGGGTTTTGTGCGTGCCAAAATAGACCACAATTATAGCCGAAACCCGAAGCGTGCGCTGCCTATTCTTATTCATGGTGATGCCGCCTTAGCAGGGCAGGGAATTGTCTATGAAATTGCGCAGATGTCCGAACTGCCTGCCTATCAGGTTGGGGGTACAATTCATTTTGTCATCAATAATCAGGTAGGTTTCACCACCGACTTTGACGAGGCGCGTTCTTCAAATTATTGTACCGATATTTCGCAACTCACCGAAGCTCCCGAAATTCACGTCAATGGCGACGACCCCGAAGCGGTAGTTTTTGCCGTCCGCTTGGCTACCGAATTTAGACAGCAATTTGGCAAAGACGTGTATATAGATTTGGTCTGTTATCGCAAGCATGGGCATAACGAGTCAGACGAACCCAAATTTACGCAGCCTTTGCTCTACAATCTTATTTCGAAGCACCCCAATACGCGCCAAATCTATATCAATAGGCTCAAAAATGAAAATGCAGCCATGGCGGAGCTTGCCGATAAGATGGAAAAAGAGTTTAAGGCAATGCTGCAAGACCGTTTAGATGATGTTCGTCAGAAGGCACTGCCCTACAAGTATCAGGATTTGGAGCAAGATTGGAAAGCCCTTCGCCGTGCCACACCCGCAGATTTTGAAACTTCGCCCGATACCAGCATTTCGGCAGAGATGATAGAAAAAGTAGGAACAGCCCTCACTACTTTGCCCGAAGGCTTCAAACCTTTGCGACAGATAGAAAAACTCCTTTCCGAGCGCAAGGAACGCTTCTTCGAAACCAAAAAATTGGCTTGGCCTGATGCCGAACTTTTGGCTTATGGTTCTTTGCTTTTAGAGGGAAGCCCTGTTCGTATGAGCGGACAAGATGTGCGTCGAGGCACGTTTTCACATCGCCACGCCGTTTTGGTAGATGCCGAAAAGAATCAGCAGTACAATAGCCTCAATGCTCTTAGTACGGGCAATTTGCCTACTTTCGAAATTTACAATTCCTTGCTTTCCGAGTATGGCGTTTTAGGCTTCGAATTTGGTTATAGCATGGCAAATCCCAACGCCCTTGTGATTTGGGAAGCCCAATTTGGCGACTTTGCCAATGGCGCACAGGTGATGATAGACCAATTTATCAGCAGCACAGAAAGCAAGTGGAACAGAATGAACGGCGTTACGCTTTTGCTGCCACATGGCTATGAAGGACAAGGACCCGAACATTCGAGCGCACGTTTGGAGCGTTTCTTACAGCTTTCGGCGGAATACAACATGGTAGTAGCCAATCTTACTTCGGCGGCAAACCTCTTTCACTTGCTTCGCCGTCAGGTGAAGTGGGAGTTTCGCAAGCCTTGCGTCGTGATGTCGCCTAAGTCATTTTTGCGTCGTGAAGAGTTTTATTCGGATATGACCGAATTTACACAAGGCAAATTTGAAGAAATTTATGGCGATACCTATGCGGAGGCTAAAAAGGTGAAGCGCGTTTTGGTCTGTTCGGGAAAGGTCTATTACGATTTAGACAAAAAACGACAAGAAGACGGGCGAAAAGATGTGGCTATCCTGCGTCTGGAGCAGCTTCACCCTTTCCCCAAAAAGCGTTTCTATGAAGAATTGGCAAAATACAAGAAAAATGTCGAGGTCGTTTGGGTACAGGAAGAACCCGAAAATATGGGCGGCTGGGAGTTTTTCTTGCGTATGCTCTACAAAGAGTGGGAAGGTAGTAAGTTGAAAGTTATCTCACGCAAAGCCAGTGCCTCGCCTGCCACAGGGTATTACAAGGTACACAACAAAGAGCAGGAAACTATCGTCAATACTGCCTTTGCTGAAACCATTTAA
- a CDS encoding leucine-rich repeat domain-containing protein, producing the protein MKTLLFALPFLFFTAFLFGQSKPCEHFEALMQKGEKDHHAKNYQEAISAYLAALADCSEKAPQAQVRIMAIFEELNRKKNQLENDLREKNKLVDKIYFTYENFAIAYSYINGSDKFYFIDKKGERIEKLGEWSKVEQFIYGFAKVKHHHQDFLLDTAGNRYSAAYQIADLSTQTKALDLTDTQFKAFPDEILERQQLEILMLNGNYLKYNDFKILPAKIAQLKNLKVLQLRYSQINHLPNAISDLNFLEKLDISFNQFNSLPKKLSELKNLTWLDLGWNQFHSLSSEIKDLKNLQFLGLGGNHLSELPKEIGELKNLKLLYLYSNKLSSLPTQIGALQDLKILYVYGNQLNNLPKEIGELKNLTTLNLGSNRLSSLPEEIGELRNLTSLSLGTNQFSQLPKAIGELKNLTSLGLGNNQLSSLPKEMGELKNLTYLVLSANPLPLEALNQTLVLLPQLEELHLGNLGLDTLPTAVLGLEKLRVLHLSNSKFLESDKKKSNNFSEAEKEKIRELLPNCEIYF; encoded by the coding sequence ATGAAAACACTACTTTTTGCCCTCCCCTTCCTATTTTTCACCGCCTTTCTATTCGGACAATCCAAACCCTGCGAGCATTTTGAAGCCCTGATGCAAAAAGGCGAAAAAGACCACCATGCCAAAAACTATCAAGAAGCTATTTCTGCCTACTTAGCCGCCCTTGCAGATTGTTCGGAAAAAGCCCCCCAAGCGCAAGTCAGGATTATGGCTATTTTTGAAGAATTAAATCGTAAAAAAAATCAACTTGAAAATGATTTGCGTGAAAAAAATAAGTTAGTGGATAAAATTTACTTCACGTATGAAAATTTTGCAATAGCTTACAGTTATATAAACGGTTCTGATAAGTTTTATTTCATTGATAAAAAAGGCGAGAGAATAGAAAAATTAGGCGAGTGGAGCAAAGTCGAACAGTTTATATATGGCTTTGCAAAAGTGAAGCACCACCACCAAGATTTTCTTTTGGATACTGCTGGCAATCGCTATAGCGCAGCCTACCAAATTGCCGACCTTAGCACCCAAACAAAGGCTTTAGACCTCACAGATACACAATTCAAAGCCTTTCCCGATGAAATTTTAGAACGTCAGCAATTAGAAATTTTGATGTTAAATGGCAACTATCTTAAATACAACGACTTCAAAATTCTGCCTGCCAAAATCGCTCAACTAAAAAATTTGAAGGTTTTGCAGTTGCGTTACTCTCAAATCAATCACCTACCTAACGCAATAAGCGACCTTAACTTTTTAGAAAAACTGGATATAAGTTTCAATCAATTTAATAGTTTGCCTAAAAAATTGAGTGAATTGAAAAACCTAACTTGGCTTGATTTGGGTTGGAATCAATTTCATAGCCTATCGAGTGAAATCAAAGACTTGAAAAATTTGCAGTTTCTTGGCTTGGGCGGAAACCACCTAAGCGAGCTACCAAAAGAGATAGGGGAATTAAAAAACTTAAAATTGCTTTATTTATATAGCAATAAATTAAGCAGTCTGCCCACTCAAATTGGCGCATTACAAGATTTAAAGATTCTTTATGTGTATGGAAATCAATTAAATAATTTACCCAAAGAAATTGGCGAGTTGAAAAATTTAACGACTCTTAATTTGGGGAGCAATCGGCTAAGTAGTTTGCCCGAAGAAATTGGGGAATTAAGAAACCTAACTTCGCTTAGTTTAGGAACAAATCAATTTAGCCAACTGCCCAAAGCAATCGGCGAGCTGAAAAACTTAACTTCACTTGGCTTGGGAAATAATCAACTAAGCAGCCTACCAAAAGAAATGGGAGAACTGAAAAATCTTACCTACCTTGTTTTGAGCGCGAACCCCCTTCCGCTCGAAGCCCTCAATCAAACCCTTGTCCTTTTGCCACAATTAGAGGAGCTTCATTTAGGAAATTTGGGGCTTGATACGCTGCCAACGGCAGTTTTGGGACTTGAAAAGTTAAGGGTCTTGCATTTGAGCAATAGCAAATTTCTGGAATCTGATAAGAAAAAGTCCAACAACTTTTCTGAAGCAGAAAAGGAGAAAATTCGTGAGCTTTTGCCAAATTGTGAAATATATTTTTAA
- a CDS encoding ABC transporter substrate-binding protein, whose amino-acid sequence MYYTDSIGHTCRIATPPQKIISLVPSQTELLFDLGLEERVAALTKYCIHPKEKVRKKPKIGGTKDFNIDKILSFKPDLVIANKEENTKEGIAALQKQVPIWTSDIFKLEEALKMIIEIGKITNTVEKSEILKKEIQTNFENLARKIPKEKPKLRVLYLIWKEPYMAAGSQNFIDDMIKRAGFENALTAPRYPILELSDIEALRPDLLFLSTEPYPFKAVHFEALHKILPYTNLATDFHLVDGELFSWYGSRLLKSPAYFAELFQKISSNRS is encoded by the coding sequence ATGTATTACACCGACTCGATTGGACACACTTGCCGGATTGCTACGCCGCCGCAGAAGATTATTTCCTTAGTGCCTTCTCAAACCGAATTGCTTTTTGACTTAGGTTTGGAAGAGCGTGTAGCTGCCCTGACCAAATATTGTATTCACCCGAAGGAAAAAGTGCGGAAAAAGCCAAAAATAGGCGGCACTAAAGATTTTAATATCGACAAAATTTTAAGTTTCAAACCCGACCTTGTCATTGCCAACAAAGAAGAAAACACCAAAGAAGGTATCGCCGCACTCCAAAAGCAAGTTCCCATCTGGACAAGCGACATTTTTAAGCTCGAAGAGGCTCTAAAAATGATAATAGAAATAGGAAAAATTACAAATACAGTAGAAAAAAGCGAAATTTTAAAAAAAGAAATACAAACTAATTTTGAAAATTTGGCACGAAAAATTCCCAAAGAAAAGCCTAAATTGCGCGTTTTGTACCTGATATGGAAAGAACCTTACATGGCGGCAGGTAGCCAAAATTTTATAGATGATATGATTAAAAGGGCAGGATTTGAAAATGCCCTCACTGCGCCGCGCTACCCCATCTTAGAACTATCTGATATAGAGGCACTTAGACCCGATTTGTTGTTTCTTTCCACTGAACCTTATCCTTTCAAAGCCGTTCATTTTGAGGCACTTCACAAGATTCTGCCCTATACCAATTTAGCAACAGATTTCCATTTGGTAGATGGCGAATTGTTTTCTTGGTATGGCAGTCGCCTTTTGAAAAGCCCCGCTTATTTTGCGGAGCTATTTCAAAAAATAAGCTCAAATAGAAGTTAA
- a CDS encoding STAS domain-containing protein, with translation MKYLIDKQDKYTLFHIHEEKLDTTIAPKLKTEFFTLYQTGMVNLILDMSMVKYVDSSGLSAILVAKRLSEQVEGSLVMAGVSEHVLKLVKISKLDNVLTILPTIEEAVDAVYMAALEKDIQKEQN, from the coding sequence ATGAAGTATCTCATAGATAAGCAGGATAAATACACACTCTTTCATATTCATGAAGAAAAGTTAGACACGACAATCGCACCAAAGTTGAAGACCGAATTCTTTACCCTCTACCAAACGGGCATGGTGAATCTCATTTTGGATATGTCGATGGTCAAATATGTCGATTCTTCGGGTTTGAGTGCCATTCTGGTAGCCAAACGCCTTTCCGAACAAGTAGAAGGCTCTTTGGTGATGGCAGGTGTTAGCGAACATGTTTTGAAATTAGTTAAGATTTCAAAATTAGACAATGTGCTAACCATTTTACCCACCATAGAAGAAGCCGTAGATGCCGTCTATATGGCAGCATTGGAAAAGGACATTCAAAAAGAACAGAACTAA
- a CDS encoding sulfite exporter TauE/SafE family protein → MVIWSAFLLGLLGSTHCLGMCAPLVLAFGKSNNQNGIFSNLLYNLGRLLTYTSMGLVVGWIGKAVLFAEWQPYVAVLMGLLMVLIGIFSINLDTWVAKLSLMRYLFAQVQKGIGAVLKQKTQLFSFLFLGVLNGFLPCGLVYMGLMGAVAAGDSTQGALYMLFFGLGTFPLMMTAFFLGNRLSQQWRKRLRQIYPFAFVGLGLWLMYIGYQSYLNILANPTSIEDCH, encoded by the coding sequence ATGGTCATTTGGTCTGCATTTTTATTAGGACTCTTGGGCAGCACGCATTGTTTAGGCATGTGTGCGCCTTTGGTACTTGCTTTTGGCAAATCTAACAACCAAAATGGTATTTTTTCTAATCTACTTTACAATTTAGGTCGTCTCCTGACCTACACAAGCATGGGGCTGGTAGTAGGCTGGATAGGAAAAGCGGTGCTTTTTGCCGAATGGCAGCCCTATGTTGCAGTTTTAATGGGCTTGCTGATGGTGCTGATTGGCATTTTTTCTATCAATTTAGATACTTGGGTTGCCAAATTGAGCCTCATGCGCTACCTCTTTGCACAGGTGCAAAAGGGAATCGGCGCAGTTTTAAAACAAAAAACACAACTCTTTTCTTTCCTTTTTCTGGGAGTTTTAAATGGCTTTCTGCCTTGTGGTTTGGTGTATATGGGGCTGATGGGTGCGGTAGCGGCAGGCGATAGCACGCAGGGCGCACTCTACATGCTCTTTTTTGGCTTAGGCACTTTCCCGCTGATGATGACCGCCTTTTTTCTGGGCAATCGCCTTTCGCAGCAGTGGCGCAAAAGGCTTCGCCAAATTTATCCTTTCGCCTTCGTAGGCTTGGGGCTTTGGCTGATGTATATTGGTTATCAATCTTACCTCAATATTTTGGCAAATCCGACAAGTATAGAAGATTGTCATTAA
- a CDS encoding ABC transporter ATP-binding protein: MGAGKSTTQKILTGLLKGYGGEVFINGRELRQWKTDLYYQIGVGFELPNHYGKLSAFENLAFFASFYQNKVSISEKRIMMLLERVGLGAAAHKKTADFSKGMKMRLNFIRALLHNPPILFLDEPTSGLDPVNAKIIKDMIAELVQEGKTIMLTTHHMHDAEQLCHRLAFMIEGKLPLIESPKKLKLQYGKRLLEIEYGNPTQKKVFNLDNLPKEEALPILLKTEYIHSIHSQEATLEDIFIEVTGKKLVI; encoded by the coding sequence GTGGGGGCAGGAAAAAGCACGACGCAAAAAATACTAACGGGCTTGCTCAAAGGATACGGCGGCGAGGTCTTTATCAATGGTCGCGAATTGCGTCAGTGGAAGACAGATTTGTACTATCAAATTGGCGTTGGCTTCGAACTTCCGAATCATTACGGCAAACTTTCGGCTTTTGAGAATTTAGCTTTTTTTGCTTCCTTTTATCAAAATAAAGTTTCTATTTCTGAAAAAAGAATAATGATGCTTTTGGAAAGAGTAGGACTGGGCGCAGCGGCACACAAGAAAACAGCAGACTTTTCGAAAGGAATGAAGATGCGCCTTAATTTTATCCGCGCCTTGCTGCACAATCCGCCCATCTTGTTTTTAGATGAACCTACTTCTGGGCTTGACCCTGTCAATGCCAAAATCATCAAGGATATGATTGCGGAACTGGTGCAGGAAGGAAAAACCATCATGCTCACCACACACCACATGCATGATGCCGAACAGCTCTGCCACCGTTTGGCTTTTATGATTGAAGGGAAATTGCCACTTATTGAATCACCAAAAAAACTAAAATTGCAATATGGCAAGCGATTATTAGAGATAGAATATGGCAATCCTACCCAAAAGAAAGTCTTTAATTTAGACAATCTACCAAAAGAGGAGGCATTGCCTATCCTACTCAAAACGGAGTATATCCACTCGATACACTCGCAGGAAGCCACCTTAGAAGATATTTTTATCGAAGTTACGGGAAAAAAATTAGTTATCTAA
- a CDS encoding TetR/AcrR family transcriptional regulator — translation MENTRDYILATAFRLFLEKGYKNTTMSQLVAASKVSKGAFYHYFASKEALFDAALETYFFALAAPIVAYEFDAQQHFRKNIQDYLTAKKAVAANIAKSLNLSFNSNYIQVLLEAMQLFSHHRERAAKLLDKELALYAAIFRQGQARGEIKPTLEVEILAKHFYFLLDGFELHVFVLHQLSPEKYAEVEHIIEQFCSLIEG, via the coding sequence ATGGAAAACACACGCGATTATATTTTAGCCACAGCCTTTCGTCTTTTTTTAGAAAAAGGCTACAAAAATACAACGATGAGCCAATTAGTAGCAGCTTCGAAGGTTTCGAAAGGGGCTTTCTATCACTATTTTGCCAGCAAGGAGGCACTCTTTGATGCAGCCTTGGAAACCTACTTCTTCGCCCTTGCTGCCCCTATTGTGGCTTACGAATTTGATGCACAGCAGCATTTTAGAAAAAATATTCAAGATTATTTGACAGCGAAAAAAGCGGTAGCGGCTAATATTGCAAAAAGTTTAAATTTATCTTTCAATTCAAACTATATTCAAGTTTTACTGGAAGCTATGCAACTTTTTTCGCACCATCGAGAGCGTGCCGCCAAATTGCTCGACAAAGAATTAGCCCTCTATGCGGCTATTTTCCGTCAGGGGCAGGCGCGAGGTGAAATTAAGCCTACGCTTGAAGTGGAAATCTTAGCCAAGCACTTTTATTTCCTCCTCGATGGTTTTGAGCTTCATGTCTTTGTTCTGCATCAACTTAGTCCAGAAAAGTACGCCGAAGTCGAACACATCATCGAGCAGTTTTGTAGCCTGATTGAAGGCTAA